The DNA region TCGCGGCCGCGCCGCCGACCACCGCGACCACGGCCGCCGCCGCGATCGCCGAGTTCCAGCGCGCGTCGGTCACCAGCCGCGGCGCCGCCGCCGCGAGCGCGCAGTGGGGCCTGGCCCGCACCCAGTGGTCGTCCGGCCGCGCCCGCGACGCGCTGCGCAGCCTCGACGGCTACCTGCGGCGCTTCCCGACCGGCGCCGAGTCCGACGCGGTGCACTGGCTGCGGCTCCGGCTGCTGTGCGCGCGCAGCTTCGACGACACCTGCCGCGCCGCCGCCCACACCTACGCCGACCGCACCACCGACCCGACCCGCCGCGCCCTCGCCCTCCGCGTCACCGACACCCGCTGAGCGTCACGGCGCCGCGACGACCCCGTCGCGATCACGGCACCAGCGGCGGGCCGATCGGCGCCGCCGGCGGCTGGGCCGGGTTCCAGATGATCGCGCTCTGGTACTGGTTCGAGTCCATCAGCGCGAACCCCACGAACAGCGCCGCCGCCAGGATGCCGCCGGCGACCATGACGCTGTGGAACAGCTTGTCGTAGCGCAGGTGCATGAAGAACAGCAGCACCAGCGTCGCCTTGACCGCCGCGATCGCCATCGCCAGCGCGAGGTTGTAGCTCGCGCCGAGGTCGATCTTGGTGGCGCCCACCGTGATCACGGTGAGGACCATCAGGATGCCCCAGGTCCCGAGCAGGACCCGGACCGGGGCGACGTGGGACAGGCCGTGCTCGTGGTCGTCGTGGTGTGCGTGGTCAGCCATGGTGGGCTCCGATGGAGGCAGCGCGCCAGCGCGGCGCGGGGTGAGGTTCGACTCGGGGACCCGGCTCAGTGGATCAGGTACAGGAGCGGGAACAGGAAGATCCAGATCAGGTCGACGAGGTGCCAGTACAGCGCCGCGTAGTCGATCGGGCCGAAGTACTCGGGCGTGAAGTCGCCGCGGATCGCGCGGATCAACAGCCAGATGAAGACGAACACGCCCACCAGCACGTGGATGCCGTGGAGCCCGGTCATCGCGAAGTAGATGCTGAAGAACATGTTGGTGTGCTCGGGCGGCGGGCCGCTCGCGAACAGGTGATCGCGCTCGTGCTTGGTCGGCTTCGTGCTCGGCGCGAAGGTCCGCGCGCCCGCCGCCGGCGCGTGGACCGGATCGGCGAAGGCGTCGGCCGGGCCCGCGGGCGCCGCCGGCGCGGCCTCGCACGAGACCTCGACCTTGTCGTGGTGGTGGCCGTGATCACCGAACTGCACCAGCGCGGCCGGGCCGGCCGGGCAGACGTAGTGGTTCTCGACCAGATCGAAGCACGGGAACCCCTTCGGGCGGCTGTGCGGATCCTCGCCGTCGCGCTCGCAGGCGCCGATGCCGACCCCGTTGGCCGAGACCTGGCACGAGCCCTGGATGCCGGGGCGATCCGGCTCGAGATCGTAGTTGCCCTCGAGGCAGCCGCTCGCGGCCTTCTTGGCGCCCGCGTCCCACTCGACCGACGACCGGACGCCCGGGCAGTTGTTGCCCTTGTTGAGCAGGTGGTTGCCGGCCGACGCGACGCACGGGTCGAAGTACTTCCCCCACAGGATGTGCTCGTGGATCTTGTGCGTGTACTCGATCGTCTTGATGCCGAGGAACCCGAGCGCGCACACGATCGTGATCGCGAGGCACGCGATCAGGCCCTTGCGCTGGTTGAGCTGCGCGCACCGCACCGCCCACGCCGCCGACAGCGACGACACGATCAGCACCGCGGTGTTGATCGCGCCCCACTTCACGTCGAGGTAGTGGTGGGCGTAGGCGTAGATCTCGGGGTGGTGGTGGCGGTACAGGATGTACGCGACGAACAGCGCCGAGAAGAACAGGATCTCCTGGACCAGGAAGAACCAGATCCCGAGCTTGCCGGCGTCGAACTGGTGCTGGCCGTCGTCGTAGTGGTGCTGGATGAACCGCGAGCCGTGGTGGCCGTGGTCGTCGTGGTCGTCGTGGTGCTCGTCGTGGCTGGGCTGGCTCATGCGCCCCTCGGCAGGCTACGGAGGTGGATCGAAGCGGGGATCGACGTCGGCATCGGTCAGTGGTCCGCCGGCGGCTTGGCGCCGGTCCGCGGCTTGCGCACGAACCCGCCCTCGGGGAGCTCCTCGAGGTCGTCGTAGTTGTAGAGCTCGTGCAGCTCGGGCGGCTCTGGGAAGTTGAACACCGTCGGCGGCGTCGGCGCGTCCCACTCGAGCGTGGTGCCGCCCCACGGGTTCTGCGGCGCCTTGGTGCCGTACTTGAGCGACCACATCAGGTAGCAGACCACCGAGAACAGCGACAGGCCGAGGATGAAGGCCCCGACCGTCGACAGCTGGTGGAAGATCTTGAACTCGGGGTCGTAGTCCCAGTAGCGGCGCGGCATGCCGCGCGAGCCCATCACGAACTGCGGCAGGAACGTCAGGTTGAACCCGATGAAGACGCCGACCGCGGCGATCTGGGCGACCCGCTCCGGGTACATCTTGGCGGTCAGCTTCGGCCACCAGTAGTGCAGCGCGCCCACGAACGCGATCAGCGTCGAGCCCATCATCACGTAGTGGAAGTGGGCCACGACGAAGTAGGTGTCGTGGAGCTGGACGTCGATCGACAAGATCGCCAGGAAGATGCCGGTCAGGCCGCCGATCGTGAACATGATCAGGAACGACAGCGTGTAGAGCATCGGCGTCTGCAACCGGATGTCGCCCTTGTAGAGGGTCGAGGTCCAGTTGAAGACCTTGATGGCCGACGGGATGCCGACCGAGAACGTCAGCGCCGAGAACACCATGTTGGCGAGCTTCGACTGACCCGACACGAACATGTGGTGGCCCCAGACGAGGAACGAGAACAGCGCCAGCGCGATGCTCGAGTACGCGATGAAGCGGTAGCCGAAGATCGGCTTGCGCGAGAAGGTCGTGATCATCTCGGAGATCACGCCCATCGCCGGGACGATCATGATGTAGACGGCCGGGTGCGAGTAGAACCAGAAGAAGTGCTGGAACAGCACCGGGTCGCCGCCCAGGGTCGGGTCGAAGATGCCGATGTGCATGAAGCGCTCGACGAAGAGCAAGAGGAGCGTGATGCCGAGCACCGGCGTCGCCAGCACCTGCATCAGCGCGGTCGAGTACAGCGCCCACAGGTTGAGCGGCATCTGGAACCAGCCCATCTGCTTGGGCCGGAACTTGTGGATCGTCACCAGGAAGTTCAGGCCGGTGAAGATCGACGAGAACCCCAGCACGAACGCGCCCATGACCGCCGGGATGACCGCGGTCTTGGTCTCGAGGCTGTAGGGCGTGTAGAACGTCCAGCCGGTGTCGAGGCCGCCGGACGCGACCGACACCAGCAGCAGCGTGGCGCCCAGGCACCACAGGTAGAAGCTGGCGAGGTTGAGCTTGGGGAACGCCACGTCGGGCGCGCCCAGCTGGATCGGCAGGACCATGTTGCCGAGCGCGGCCGGGATGCCTGGGATGATCACCAGGAACACCATCACGGCGCCGTGCAGGGTGAAGAACTTGTTGTACATGTCCTTCCCCGCGATGGTCTCGCCCGGCGACCACAGCTCGGCGCGGACCAGGAGCGCGAAGGCACCGCCGAGGAGCAGCGCCCCCAGGATGCCGAACAGGTACATCATCCCGATCCGCTTGTGATCGAGGGTGAAGAGCCAGCTCTTCAGCCCCTTGGTCGCGGTCAGGTAGGAAGCGTTGGTATCGACGGCGGCGGACATGTCGGCCTCGCTACTTGAGCGTCTTGAAGTACTCGATCACACCCTCGATCTCCTTCGGGGAGAGCGGCGTGACCGGCATGCTCGGCGGGAAGCCGGCGTGGATCTGGGACGTGGGGGCCTCGATCGAGCGCTTGATGTAGGCCTCGTCCATCTTGACGGTGCCGCCGCCCTCGAGGGGGATGTCGGTGCCGAACGAGCCCTTCCAGGTCGGGCCGATGCGCGGGCTGCCGTCGATCGAGTGACAGGCGATGCAGCCCTTCTTCTCGTAGATCGAGGCGCCGAGCTTGTCGCCCGACAGCGCCGCCTTCTTGGCGTAGGCGTCGGCCAGGTACTTCTCGTACATGCCGGGCGCGTGCACGACGACCTTGGTCTTCATCTGCGAGTGGTCGGTGCCACAGTACTCCGTGCAGTAGACGCGGTAGACGCCCGGCTTGGTGGCCTGGAACCACAGGTACGTGTAGCGGCGCGGCACCACGTCCTGCTTGACCCGGAACACCGGGATGAAGAACGAGTGCAGCACGTCGCGCGAGGTCATCACCAGCTTCATCGGCTGATCGACCGGCGCGTGCAGGGCGTTGTCCTCGAGGCCGTTGTAGTACCGGAAGCTCCAGTTCCACTTCGAGCCCTCGACGTAGACCACGTTCTCGGCGCGCGGCTCGGGGACGGTCACGTTCTGCAGGTAGGTGCGCCAGCCGTAGACGAACAGGATCACGCAGATGATCGTCGGGATGACCGTCCAGGTGATCTCGAGCGCGTCGCTGTGCGACGGCGACGGCTGCGCCTTGTGGCCCGGCCGGTGCCGGTACTTGATGACCAGGTAGATGATCGCGCCGGTGATCGCGAAGAAGAAGAACGCCGACATCCCGATCATCGCGATGTAGAGCATGTCGGGGCCGTGGGCCCCGGTCGACGCCGACGGCGGCAGCCAGTAGTTGCCGTTGTGCTCGTACTTCGCGTCCTTGATGTCGCCGACGAGCACCTCCCACCACGGCGTGGCGCCGGGCGCCTCGGCGGCGGGCGCGGGCGCCGCGGGAGGCGCAGGCGGTGCGGCCTGATCGGGCGCCGCCGCCGCGGGATCGGGCGCCGCCGCCGCGGCCGCAGCCGCGGTGGGATCGGGCGCCGCCGCCGCCGCGGGATCGGGCGCCGCCGCAGGTGCGGGGTCGGGCGCGGCCGCGGCTGGCGCGGCCGCGGGATCGGGCGCCGCCGCGGGCGCGGGGTCAGGGGTGGCAGGGGCCGCCGGCGCAGGTTGCGCCGCGCTCGAGACCGCGAGGCCGGCGAGGAGCGCGAGCGGCAGCAGCGTCTTCGTGACGATCTTCATTATAGCTTCACTCCAGGTCGGCGGCGGTTCCGCGCGACCAGCACGCCCGCGACGGTGGCGCCGAGGACGAGAAACATCAGGGCCGCAAACTTCATCACGGTCCCGCCCCAGCGATGGCTGTTGGCCTTCGCGTCCCAGTGCAGGCACGCCATCACGAACCCGGTCGCGCTCGACGGCTCCGCCAGCCCGGCCCGGGTGATGGTCTCGTCGAGCTCGTCGGGGACGACGTCGACGCCGTGGATGTATCGGGTGACCACGCCGGACGGCGCCAGCGCGATCGTCACCGCGGGGTGCGCGTACTCGCGCTGGGTCTCGATGTAGCGGTAGCCGAAGCCCACCGCCTCGGCGACCCGATGGATCTGGCGATCGTCGTCGGGCTGCTCGGCGACCAGGAACCTCCACCCGTCCGGCTCGACCTTGGCGCCGAGGTCGGCGAGCGCCTCGAGGTAGTGCCCGCGGGTGCGCGCGGCCTCGGCCGGCGCCTCGTCGGGCGCGAGCACGATCGTCACCAGCTGGACCTGCCGGCCCAGCACGAACCGACTGGCCGCGAGCGCCTTGACCAGGCCGTTGAGCTGCAGGCTGCACAGCGACGGGCAGTTCGAGTAGTTGAACGTCAAGAGCGTCGGCAGATCCCCCGCCAGCACGGCGCGCAGGGTGGTCGGCCGACCGTCGGCGTCGCGGAAGCGCGCGTCGAGCGGCACCACGGCGCCGAGCCGCTCGTCGACCTTGATCGCCTCGGTCAGGGCCGCGGGCGGCCGCGCCAGCTCGGACTCGCCCGAGGGACGGCCCGGCGCCAGCTGCGCCGAGGCTGCGCGGGCCAGCCCGAGCAGGGCCACGCCTGCGACGACGATCGTGAGCGAGCGAGACAACATCGTGCGCTATTACCGTGAGCCGCTCGCCGCGGGAACGGTCGGCGTTGTCGCAGGGGCCGGCGCCGCGGCGGGCGTGGGCGTGGCACCGTCGGCGGGCGTGGGCGTGACACCGTCGGCGGGCGCCGGGGTCGCGCCGTCGGCGGGCGCCGGCGGATCGACCGGCGGATCGACCGGCGGCGGCGCGCTGTGGCCGATCGGCTGCGGCGCCGACAGGTTCTGCGGGCGGCCGAACGCCGGCTTGATCGTCGTGAACTCCGACCGCGACACCGCCGGCACCAGGTTGGCCGGATCGACCGCGACGTCGCGGAGCACGAGCTGCTTGGCCGTGTCGATCGGCACCACGTACAGCTGCGTGCCGTTGGGCGCCTTCGGGCCCAGCCGCGGCTCGGTGATCTTGCCGATCTGCTCCGCCTTGAGGGTCTTCTTGGTCTCC from Myxococcales bacterium includes:
- a CDS encoding cytochrome C oxidase subunit IV family protein, with the protein product MADHAHHDDHEHGLSHVAPVRVLLGTWGILMVLTVITVGATKIDLGASYNLALAMAIAAVKATLVLLFFMHLRYDKLFHSVMVAGGILAAALFVGFALMDSNQYQSAIIWNPAQPPAAPIGPPLVP
- a CDS encoding cytochrome c oxidase subunit 3 produces the protein MFFSIYFAMTGLHGIHVLVGVFVFIWLLIRAIRGDFTPEYFGPIDYAALYWHLVDLIWIFLFPLLYLIH
- a CDS encoding cbb3-type cytochrome c oxidase subunit I, whose product is MSAAVDTNASYLTATKGLKSWLFTLDHKRIGMMYLFGILGALLLGGAFALLVRAELWSPGETIAGKDMYNKFFTLHGAVMVFLVIIPGIPAALGNMVLPIQLGAPDVAFPKLNLASFYLWCLGATLLLVSVASGGLDTGWTFYTPYSLETKTAVIPAVMGAFVLGFSSIFTGLNFLVTIHKFRPKQMGWFQMPLNLWALYSTALMQVLATPVLGITLLLLFVERFMHIGIFDPTLGGDPVLFQHFFWFYSHPAVYIMIVPAMGVISEMITTFSRKPIFGYRFIAYSSIALALFSFLVWGHHMFVSGQSKLANMVFSALTFSVGIPSAIKVFNWTSTLYKGDIRLQTPMLYTLSFLIMFTIGGLTGIFLAILSIDVQLHDTYFVVAHFHYVMMGSTLIAFVGALHYWWPKLTAKMYPERVAQIAAVGVFIGFNLTFLPQFVMGSRGMPRRYWDYDPEFKIFHQLSTVGAFILGLSLFSVVCYLMWSLKYGTKAPQNPWGGTTLEWDAPTPPTVFNFPEPPELHELYNYDDLEELPEGGFVRKPRTGAKPPADH
- the coxB gene encoding cytochrome c oxidase subunit II, with the translated sequence MKIVTKTLLPLALLAGLAVSSAAQPAPAAPATPDPAPAAAPDPAAAPAAAAPDPAPAAAPDPAAAAAPDPTAAAAAAAAPDPAAAAPDQAAPPAPPAAPAPAAEAPGATPWWEVLVGDIKDAKYEHNGNYWLPPSASTGAHGPDMLYIAMIGMSAFFFFAITGAIIYLVIKYRHRPGHKAQPSPSHSDALEITWTVIPTIICVILFVYGWRTYLQNVTVPEPRAENVVYVEGSKWNWSFRYYNGLEDNALHAPVDQPMKLVMTSRDVLHSFFIPVFRVKQDVVPRRYTYLWFQATKPGVYRVYCTEYCGTDHSQMKTKVVVHAPGMYEKYLADAYAKKAALSGDKLGASIYEKKGCIACHSIDGSPRIGPTWKGSFGTDIPLEGGGTVKMDEAYIKRSIEAPTSQIHAGFPPSMPVTPLSPKEIEGVIEYFKTLK
- a CDS encoding SCO family protein, whose protein sequence is MLSRSLTIVVAGVALLGLARAASAQLAPGRPSGESELARPPAALTEAIKVDERLGAVVPLDARFRDADGRPTTLRAVLAGDLPTLLTFNYSNCPSLCSLQLNGLVKALAASRFVLGRQVQLVTIVLAPDEAPAEAARTRGHYLEALADLGAKVEPDGWRFLVAEQPDDDRQIHRVAEAVGFGYRYIETQREYAHPAVTIALAPSGVVTRYIHGVDVVPDELDETITRAGLAEPSSATGFVMACLHWDAKANSHRWGGTVMKFAALMFLVLGATVAGVLVARNRRRPGVKL